Proteins encoded together in one Salmo salar chromosome ssa08, Ssal_v3.1, whole genome shotgun sequence window:
- the LOC123744293 gene encoding erythroblast NAD(P)(+)--arginine ADP-ribosyltransferase-like, with translation MGRENILTFAMLCVFHDWTLGVESTMIHPRLNRRNPDPILLDMAPDSIDDSYEGCRENMLCKVTKHFLPKEKNIDINFSGAWNNSMDVYNNNHNSNIEHLSNDHLRAIHVYVNPVKIISESFNQATRTLGKYYETKFNYHSLHFLLSDALRILNKAQGKKCVKTFRGVNLAFEGKKDDKMRFGQFASSSTDEHVAKIFANWKTCFKITTCFGASLAGLSQLNNEEEVLIPPYEVFKIAEVTKNKVLDKENTSECEIVYELESTINKKSDLNCHIVEIDKKDNEMCNTM, from the exons ATGGGGAGAGAAAACATCCTAACCTTTGCTATGCTGTGTGTCTTCCATGATTGGACTCTGGGTGTGGAATCAACGATG ATTCATCCTCGACTGAATCGTCGTAATCCCGACCCAATACTCCTTGACATGGCCCCTGACTCTATCGATGACTCCTATGAGGGCTGCAGGGAGAATATGCTCTGTAAGGTGACAAAACACTTCCTACCAAAGGAGAAAAATATTGACATCAATTTCAGTGGTGCTTGGAACAATTCTATGGATGTGTATAACAACAACCATAACTCTAACATTGAACATCTGTCTAATGACCATTTAAGGGCAATTCATGTGTATGTGAATCCAGTAAAGATTATTTCCGAGTCATTCAATCAGGCCACTCGTACCCTAGGGAAGTACTACGAGACCAAGTTTAATTACCACTCCTTGCATTTCCTGTTGTCTGATGCCTTACGCATTCTTAATAAAGCCCAGGGAAAAAAGTGTGTAAAAACCTTCCGTGGAGTCAATCTAGCTTTCGAAGGAAAAAAAGATGACAAAATGCGATTTGGCCAATTTGCTTCATCATCTACCGACGAACATGTGGCTAAAATATTTGCAAATTGGAAGACATGTTTTAAAATTACTACCTGCTTTGGTGCGTCCCTGGCAGGTTTATCTCAGTTGAACAATGAAGAAGAGGTGTTGATTCCCCCATATGAGGTTTTCAAAATTGCTGAGGTCACCAAAAATAAAGTATTGGACAAAGAAAATACGAGTGAATGTGAGATTGTCTACGAACTAGAGAgcacaataaataaaaaaagtgacTTGAATTGCCATATTGTCGAAATAGACAAAAAAGATAACGAAATGTGTAACACCATGTAA